A part of Bacillus sp. 2205SS5-2 genomic DNA contains:
- a CDS encoding FUSC family protein: MKLGARIMKTGIAIVLSLYIAEAFALPSPVFAGIAAVFAVQPTIYRSFLTIIEQIQANLIGAILAVSFVLLFGNHIVIIGLAAIVAILIILKLKLENTIGLALVTLIAIMEVTEENFFGFSVIRFSTIMIGVLSSFVINLLFLPPKYETKVYSQIDSITEEILKWTRLTTRHASEHHLLKKDIEKIKEKIIKLDSLYLNYKEERNYFKSNEVAKNRKLVIYRQMIATTRRSFNILKKLNRFENEVNHLSDEIDTFIQDQLDRLQNYHEQLLLKFIGKTRNDINTEAVCLDRTTFATVLAQEVEFLQKNQHMNSYHLLHILTSIMEYEEHLIHLDKLITSFQSFHIDENEIDIKEE, translated from the coding sequence ATGAAGCTTGGAGCCCGAATAATGAAAACGGGAATTGCAATTGTATTATCTTTATACATTGCAGAAGCATTTGCACTACCTTCTCCTGTGTTTGCTGGAATTGCCGCTGTTTTTGCAGTTCAACCGACTATTTATCGTTCATTCTTAACCATAATCGAACAAATACAAGCTAATTTGATTGGGGCTATTCTAGCTGTAAGCTTCGTCTTATTGTTTGGAAATCATATTGTCATTATTGGTTTAGCTGCGATTGTTGCCATTTTAATCATTTTGAAATTGAAGCTAGAAAACACCATAGGCCTTGCACTAGTGACTCTAATCGCCATCATGGAAGTAACAGAAGAAAACTTCTTCGGCTTTTCAGTTATCCGATTCTCAACGATTATGATTGGAGTGCTATCTTCTTTTGTCATAAACTTATTATTTCTACCTCCAAAGTATGAAACAAAAGTGTATAGTCAAATTGACAGCATCACAGAAGAAATCCTTAAATGGACCAGACTAACAACTAGGCATGCCTCTGAACACCATTTATTGAAGAAAGATATTGAGAAAATCAAAGAAAAAATAATCAAACTAGATTCCTTGTATTTAAACTATAAGGAGGAACGTAATTACTTCAAATCCAATGAAGTCGCAAAAAACCGCAAACTTGTGATCTACCGACAGATGATCGCTACCACGAGACGAAGCTTTAATATATTGAAAAAGCTAAACCGTTTTGAAAATGAAGTCAATCACCTTTCCGATGAAATCGATACCTTCATTCAAGATCAGCTCGATCGCTTACAAAACTATCATGAACAACTTCTGTTGAAATTTATCGGTAAAACACGCAACGATATTAATACTGAAGCTGTCTGTTTGGATCGAACTACATTTGCGACCGTATTAGCCCAAGAAGTTGAGTTCCTCCAGAAAAATCAGCATATGAACTCTTATCATTTACTTCATATTCTCACTTCCATTATGGAATATGAAGAACATCTGATTCATTTAGATAAACTGATTACAAGTTTTCAATCCTTCCATATTGATGAAAATGAAATTGATATTAAAGAAGAATAA